The Bacteriovorax sp. Seq25_V genome includes a region encoding these proteins:
- a CDS encoding efflux RND transporter permease subunit produces MEKLSRFFIENDKFTIVLSFFLIIYGLLGLKKMTAESYPAVSFATAYVTTVYDGASAEDIEIKITKPIEDEVRTVSGIKDVKSTSQAGLSTIVIRVDMDNVDDVDKVMSDLQKSVDRVSDLPSDLKDPPRFQEINSEEFPVYQIAVTGTNDGRQRDKIADTLKEDIEDLKTVKGVTLDGFAKRKFEIILDTDKLDSNYIGIEEVINKLRSRNVNIPGGSLKGQEKQKLVRIEGKIEDVTQLGNVLIRSNFSGSNVYLKDVAEIVDGKEEIKVRTTYNGQEATLMTISKKAGADTIEMVDRIIEKVEAFKKHYPNHQFSVYNNEQTKVKNKLEVLSSNAVSGLALVMIFLFIFLPGRIGILASLSLPLAVMGTIGIMPAFGMSLNAITILALVIALGMLVDNSVVISENYTRLLAEGDTPMDAALKSIRSLWVPITGTALTTMAAFMPMLVTKGIMGQFIKWIPVIVTISLILSLLESFLFLPMRLVAFGGRAKDIANSIKQNDSDSQNWFKKFEKWFEKLMDLTVRHRYFTAIFFTGIIVGSFLLMAIGNKFILFPADQTEIYIARYQTERGTTVERTEEILENLSVKVKEVLKDDAKHVVGFAGRSKVQLADPKAEDGNNVGILFIYVSDNAKFNRPHTEILPLLREIKVPEMTRLSFEAQINGPPVGDAIEGTFRANSSEQLDQIIKVVSERLSKVEGILDLKVDDVFGDEEVYVDVDYKKADQLGLNVNGIGQNIRSFISGNIVSNVTLENKDIDLEVRAKADTRRDLDDILNVKVMDNKGNLVPIANIAKVHVQDGSAVIKRYDYKKSKTLLGNIDENIITSQIANKKLKEIFDDVSKDFPGVSLRFGGAAESTKESMESLASAGLLAAIGIFAILVFLFKSFLRPMIIMMTIPLGLLGMSIAFATPVLSGHADSSRPISFLALIGMIGLSGIIVNSGIVLISFIDEMREEGRLSLHEILVKASGMRLRAVLVTSLTTISGLIPTAYGIGGTDSMLVPMTMAMAWGLTSGTILTLVFIPSAYAILEDYFTLVAKIKSKFIKGEAEQDLIGSVVLDEVRNE; encoded by the coding sequence ATGGAAAAGTTATCTCGATTTTTTATTGAAAATGATAAGTTCACAATTGTACTTTCATTTTTCTTAATTATTTATGGACTTCTCGGCCTGAAAAAAATGACCGCAGAAAGTTATCCAGCAGTAAGTTTTGCAACAGCTTATGTAACGACAGTTTATGATGGGGCAAGTGCTGAAGACATCGAAATTAAAATTACGAAACCGATTGAGGATGAGGTAAGAACAGTTTCTGGTATTAAAGATGTGAAGTCCACATCGCAGGCAGGTTTATCAACAATCGTAATCAGAGTTGACATGGACAATGTCGACGATGTTGACAAGGTTATGTCAGATCTTCAAAAGTCGGTTGATCGTGTTTCAGATCTTCCATCTGACCTAAAAGATCCTCCACGCTTTCAAGAGATCAACTCTGAAGAGTTCCCAGTTTATCAGATCGCAGTGACAGGAACTAATGACGGAAGACAAAGAGATAAGATTGCAGATACTCTAAAGGAAGATATTGAAGACTTGAAAACTGTAAAAGGTGTTACTCTCGATGGTTTTGCAAAGAGAAAATTTGAAATCATCCTCGACACTGACAAGCTTGACTCAAACTATATTGGTATTGAAGAAGTTATCAATAAATTAAGATCAAGAAATGTTAACATCCCAGGTGGTTCTCTCAAAGGACAGGAAAAGCAAAAGCTTGTTCGTATTGAAGGGAAAATAGAAGATGTAACTCAACTTGGAAATGTTTTAATTCGTTCTAATTTTTCTGGAAGTAACGTTTACTTAAAAGATGTTGCAGAAATCGTTGATGGAAAAGAAGAGATCAAAGTAAGAACAACATATAATGGTCAAGAAGCCACTCTTATGACCATTAGTAAAAAAGCCGGTGCAGATACAATTGAAATGGTTGATCGAATCATTGAGAAAGTTGAAGCTTTTAAAAAGCACTACCCTAACCACCAGTTCTCTGTTTATAACAATGAACAGACAAAAGTTAAAAACAAACTCGAAGTACTAAGTTCAAACGCAGTATCTGGTCTTGCTCTTGTTATGATTTTTCTATTCATCTTCCTCCCAGGAAGAATTGGAATCCTAGCAAGTTTATCGTTACCACTTGCGGTTATGGGTACAATTGGTATCATGCCAGCTTTTGGAATGAGCTTAAATGCAATTACAATTCTAGCTCTTGTTATTGCTCTTGGAATGCTCGTTGATAACTCCGTTGTTATTTCTGAAAACTACACTCGCCTTCTTGCAGAGGGTGACACACCAATGGATGCAGCTCTTAAGAGTATTAGATCACTTTGGGTTCCTATTACTGGAACGGCCTTAACTACAATGGCTGCCTTTATGCCAATGTTAGTTACAAAAGGTATCATGGGACAATTTATTAAATGGATTCCTGTGATCGTAACGATATCTCTTATTCTAAGTTTACTAGAAAGTTTTCTCTTCCTTCCAATGAGACTTGTCGCATTTGGAGGACGTGCAAAAGATATCGCCAACAGTATTAAACAGAATGACAGTGATTCACAAAATTGGTTTAAAAAGTTTGAGAAGTGGTTTGAAAAGTTAATGGATCTAACTGTTCGCCACCGCTATTTCACGGCAATATTTTTCACAGGTATTATCGTTGGATCATTCCTGCTGATGGCAATTGGTAACAAGTTTATTCTCTTCCCAGCTGATCAAACAGAAATCTACATCGCAAGATATCAAACAGAGCGTGGGACAACTGTCGAGAGAACTGAAGAAATTCTTGAAAATTTAAGTGTGAAAGTAAAAGAAGTTCTTAAAGACGATGCAAAACATGTTGTTGGCTTCGCTGGTCGTTCTAAAGTTCAGCTTGCAGATCCTAAAGCAGAGGATGGCAACAATGTTGGTATTCTCTTCATTTATGTGAGCGACAATGCAAAATTCAATCGCCCTCACACTGAAATCTTACCTCTCTTGAGAGAGATTAAAGTTCCAGAGATGACTCGCTTAAGCTTTGAGGCTCAAATCAATGGTCCACCTGTAGGAGATGCCATCGAAGGAACCTTTAGAGCAAATAGCAGTGAACAACTTGATCAAATTATTAAAGTTGTCTCTGAGAGACTTTCAAAAGTTGAAGGTATTTTGGATCTAAAAGTAGATGATGTATTTGGTGATGAAGAGGTTTATGTCGATGTTGATTATAAAAAAGCTGATCAACTAGGACTTAATGTTAATGGAATTGGGCAAAATATTAGATCATTTATCTCGGGAAATATCGTAAGTAACGTAACTCTTGAAAACAAAGACATTGATCTTGAAGTAAGAGCAAAAGCTGATACAAGAAGAGACCTAGATGATATCCTCAATGTAAAAGTTATGGATAATAAAGGAAACCTTGTTCCAATTGCAAATATTGCAAAAGTTCATGTCCAAGATGGCTCTGCTGTAATTAAAAGATATGATTACAAAAAAAGTAAAACACTCTTAGGTAATATTGATGAGAATATCATCACTTCGCAAATTGCGAACAAAAAGCTAAAAGAAATTTTTGATGATGTCTCAAAAGATTTCCCTGGTGTTTCATTACGCTTTGGAGGAGCTGCAGAAAGTACAAAAGAATCGATGGAGTCACTCGCGAGCGCAGGATTACTTGCCGCAATTGGGATTTTTGCAATCCTAGTATTCCTATTCAAGAGTTTCTTACGACCAATGATCATTATGATGACTATCCCGCTTGGACTTCTTGGTATGTCTATTGCGTTTGCAACTCCGGTTCTTTCTGGTCACGCTGATTCCTCAAGACCAATAAGTTTTCTTGCGTTAATTGGTATGATTGGTCTTTCAGGAATTATTGTTAACTCTGGTATCGTTTTAATTAGTTTTATTGACGAAATGAGAGAAGAAGGCCGTCTAAGTCTTCACGAAATTCTTGTCAAGGCCTCAGGAATGCGTCTGAGAGCTGTTTTAGTAACATCTCTAACTACAATCAGTGGCCTAATTCCAACTGCTTATGGTATAGGTGGTACAGACTCAATGCTTGTACCAATGACAATGGCGATGGCATGGGGCTTAACTTCAGGAACAATTTTAACACTTGTCTTTATACCAAGTGCTTATGCTATACTTGAAGACTACTTCACCCTTGTTGCAAAAATTAAGAGCAAGTTCATTAAAGGTGAAGCGGAACAAGACCTTATTGGGTCGGTAGTTTTGGATGAGGTTAGAAATGAGTAA
- a CDS encoding TolC family protein: MFPQKIGAQDLTLANYSLDNTIAQVLACTANISSKAEAPKEFTQYDEVLELLKQDLKLSQRVNESYSKADIKLISEVNYIGKDFSHSDAIDELKDKGRQQYAVGFQLDIPLGSAKKDTQAIREEIIQKSNISRYQEVEGKLSAFHSQTVQSINVLYKVIAAQKRNSILLDETLKSSKKKFKQARLSSRELIQDEDSLLQSNLNEINTKYNVISTLIDYFSVFTETPCSINK; the protein is encoded by the coding sequence ATGTTCCCGCAAAAAATTGGAGCACAAGATTTAACTCTAGCGAATTATTCTTTAGATAATACAATTGCACAAGTATTAGCATGTACTGCGAATATTAGCTCTAAAGCAGAAGCTCCTAAAGAGTTTACTCAGTATGATGAAGTTCTTGAACTTTTAAAGCAAGATTTAAAACTTAGCCAAAGAGTTAATGAGAGTTACTCAAAAGCTGATATCAAGCTTATTTCTGAAGTTAATTATATCGGTAAAGATTTCAGCCATAGTGATGCAATTGATGAGTTAAAAGATAAGGGGAGACAGCAATATGCGGTTGGTTTCCAACTTGATATTCCTCTTGGAAGTGCAAAAAAAGACACTCAAGCTATCAGGGAAGAAATAATTCAAAAATCTAATATTTCTCGTTACCAAGAAGTCGAAGGAAAACTTTCCGCTTTCCACTCTCAGACAGTGCAATCAATCAATGTTCTATACAAAGTAATTGCGGCCCAAAAACGTAATTCAATATTACTTGATGAAACTCTCAAGAGTTCAAAAAAGAAGTTCAAGCAAGCGAGACTTTCTTCTAGAGAACTTATTCAGGATGAAGACAGTTTACTTCAGTCTAATTTAAATGAAATTAACACAAAATATAATGTAATCAGTACGCTAATTGACTACTTTTCAGTTTTTACTGAAACACCATGTTCAATTAATAAATAG
- a CDS encoding sensor histidine kinase, protein MKMNSSDTFDYLRLDLVYSRKIAIYVVSLACASVFSYYYYRDDLQLEFIAWLTSFAFYFFLRKLSVDFYWKNKSTRDITISQFELINSIICFYGGLLWGTSSILFLTDVPSEKMLIAMTIYAGVCAGATGSNGATLKGNYAFNFALIISAIIGFSLGHSEVKETLIIIFLLYLVGLAFNMQMVNQSIVKNISLRLDKEYLLSEIEESDRKRINTERQALQSSKMAAIGEMASGMAHEINNPLTIIRGNLTLLSRRIKSMNSGNVDDLSETSINRCLENVERIAKTIDSLKKMSKNDKNTNIEEVEISKIVDDAVGFINEKLKCSNIKFYNEVNECKSLLVCNSTSISQILLSLITNAFQLSANKPHGWIKLDYNEDNKFSYFEVSHSSCEVDKDEIKNALNQTSELIQNPLVYNLILAQALSSENQAEIYMKTTMSGYSLVLKISRNQIPSTNVAA, encoded by the coding sequence ATGAAGATGAATAGTAGTGACACATTCGACTACCTAAGGCTCGATCTCGTTTATTCGAGAAAGATTGCAATCTATGTTGTGTCGCTCGCATGTGCTAGTGTTTTTAGTTACTACTATTACCGAGATGATCTTCAACTAGAATTTATCGCCTGGCTTACTTCATTTGCATTCTATTTCTTTCTCAGAAAACTATCGGTAGATTTTTATTGGAAAAATAAATCAACTAGAGACATTACAATTTCTCAATTCGAACTTATCAATTCAATTATCTGTTTCTACGGTGGCCTTCTCTGGGGAACATCATCAATTCTATTTCTGACCGATGTACCTTCAGAGAAGATGCTTATTGCAATGACAATATATGCAGGAGTATGTGCAGGTGCTACCGGCTCTAATGGTGCAACGTTAAAAGGTAATTACGCATTTAATTTTGCATTAATTATTTCTGCAATCATTGGCTTTTCTCTTGGACACAGTGAAGTCAAAGAAACGTTAATCATTATCTTTTTATTATATCTTGTTGGACTTGCTTTCAACATGCAAATGGTCAATCAATCAATTGTAAAAAATATTTCTCTACGCCTAGATAAAGAGTACCTTCTCTCTGAAATTGAGGAGTCTGATAGAAAGAGAATAAACACAGAGAGGCAGGCATTGCAGTCATCCAAAATGGCTGCTATTGGAGAGATGGCCTCTGGAATGGCCCATGAAATAAATAACCCACTAACAATAATTCGAGGAAATCTCACCCTACTCTCTCGAAGAATAAAATCGATGAATAGCGGAAACGTTGACGATTTATCAGAAACCAGTATTAATCGCTGCCTTGAGAATGTTGAAAGAATAGCAAAGACAATTGATTCTCTAAAAAAGATGTCCAAAAATGATAAGAACACAAATATAGAAGAAGTCGAAATTAGCAAAATTGTTGATGATGCAGTTGGCTTTATTAACGAAAAGCTTAAGTGCTCAAACATCAAGTTCTATAACGAAGTGAATGAGTGCAAATCTTTGCTTGTTTGTAACTCTACTAGTATCTCTCAAATTCTTTTAAGTTTAATCACGAATGCTTTCCAGCTCTCTGCAAACAAACCACATGGCTGGATAAAACTAGATTATAATGAAGATAATAAATTTTCGTATTTTGAAGTAAGTCATTCATCATGTGAAGTCGATAAAGATGAAATCAAAAATGCACTTAACCAAACGAGTGAATTAATTCAAAATCCTCTTGTTTACAACCTTATTCTAGCGCAAGCTTTATCAAGTGAAAATCAAGCTGAGATCTATATGAAGACAACAATGTCTGGCTACTCTCTTGTTCTTAAGATAAGTAGAAATCAAATACCATCAACTAACGTTGCCGCCTAA
- a CDS encoding YkgJ family cysteine cluster protein, whose amino-acid sequence MLNFLSRIEDPILRARKSHQYVSQYTNEVLNNPIAKKFVTCHRGCSACCHTQVSVNADEAQLLASKVINNEVQVDLTKLYIQGNVENNSEKWFALPYDVRGCVFLDDKGACTVYEDRPSVCRTNNVLSPPKMCETRDGVERPIRLLNTEKADMAIIASYEVSGDAGTLPSMLWKAMKQYGEPPKVSEKSWSKKVTKKAYLSQLKKDLSKIFEV is encoded by the coding sequence ATGCTTAATTTCCTTTCGCGTATTGAAGATCCAATTCTTCGGGCCCGAAAATCTCACCAATATGTCTCACAGTATACAAATGAAGTTTTAAATAATCCCATCGCAAAGAAATTTGTTACATGCCATCGTGGGTGTAGTGCTTGTTGCCACACTCAGGTTTCTGTCAATGCAGATGAAGCGCAATTACTGGCGAGTAAGGTTATAAATAACGAAGTTCAAGTCGATCTGACAAAACTTTATATCCAGGGAAATGTTGAAAATAATAGTGAGAAGTGGTTTGCACTTCCTTACGATGTTCGAGGTTGTGTTTTTCTCGACGATAAAGGTGCTTGTACTGTTTATGAAGATCGACCTTCTGTCTGTCGTACCAATAACGTTCTTTCTCCGCCAAAAATGTGTGAAACAAGAGATGGCGTAGAAAGGCCAATTCGGTTACTGAATACAGAGAAGGCAGACATGGCGATTATTGCTTCATATGAGGTGAGTGGAGACGCTGGAACATTACCGTCAATGCTTTGGAAGGCAATGAAGCAATATGGTGAACCACCAAAGGTTAGTGAGAAATCGTGGTCAAAAAAGGTGACGAAGAAAGCATACCTCTCCCAATTGAAAAAAGACCTTTCCAAAATTTTCGAAGTGTAA
- a CDS encoding class I SAM-dependent methyltransferase — protein sequence MKCRLCGSDSLQIYFNEYSKCNNCQMIQQDESTLLSFEQEKERYSHHNNDSEDPGYIKFLKQLTDPLLDYIDKDARGLDFGCGPGPTISKILAEENISCDNYDPAFFPDKELLATTYDFVTSSEVFEHLHQPREVIENVWSLVRPGGLLAIMTVFYPGNQDEFPKWWYKNDPTHVCFYNEQVFEYIANKLNAEILSMNKKIVILRRAL from the coding sequence ATGAAATGTCGACTGTGTGGATCTGATTCACTTCAAATTTATTTTAATGAATATTCTAAATGCAATAACTGCCAGATGATTCAACAGGATGAATCAACACTACTTAGTTTTGAGCAAGAAAAAGAACGTTATTCACATCATAATAATGATAGTGAAGACCCTGGCTATATTAAGTTCTTAAAACAACTCACTGACCCTCTTCTCGATTACATTGATAAAGATGCTAGGGGACTAGACTTTGGGTGTGGGCCAGGACCAACAATTTCTAAGATTCTTGCTGAAGAAAATATTAGTTGCGATAATTATGATCCAGCATTTTTTCCAGATAAAGAATTGTTAGCAACAACTTATGATTTTGTAACTTCATCTGAGGTTTTTGAGCACCTTCATCAGCCAAGAGAAGTTATTGAGAACGTTTGGTCTTTGGTTCGACCTGGTGGGCTTCTTGCGATTATGACAGTGTTTTACCCTGGGAATCAGGACGAGTTTCCAAAGTGGTGGTATAAGAATGATCCAACTCATGTGTGTTTTTACAATGAGCAAGTTTTTGAGTATATTGCCAATAAATTAAATGCAGAAATTTTATCGATGAATAAGAAAATCGTTATTCTTAGGAGAGCTCTATGA